From Rudanella lutea DSM 19387, a single genomic window includes:
- a CDS encoding alpha-ketoacid dehydrogenase subunit alpha/beta, whose product MLTREKILSDYRLACESRQASLLGRRDVMGGRAKFGIFGDGKEVAQIAAARAFQRGDFRSGYYRDQTFVAALGELQWTEFFAQLYAHADVEHDPNTAGRSMNGHFATRWLDEQGLWRTQTDSYNSVCDIAPTAGQIPRSLGLAYASKLYRHNPHLQHMDGFSRRGNEVTFATIGDASTSQGMFWETMNAAGVLQVPLLVSVWDDGYGISVPVEYQTTKASISKALAGFQRDADDKGFDILTAKGWDYVGLLETYQQAARTCREEHVPVLVHVQEVTQPQGHSSSGSHERYKSKERLAWEAEHDCNRQFRGWILANGYATDEELEQIEKEALQVIKKARTDAWNAFQQSMQADLEEASELIQQAARHHTKAPVLMGIREELRKAAPLLHRNGTMAVKKALRVLRGENTPARTALVNWLTRTSAENADRFSSHLYSQSPESPMRVQAIAPEYTDDSPMVDGYLLMQHYFDNLFGRDPRVVAMGEDVGHIGDVNQGFAGLQEKYGELRITDTGIRETTIIGQGIGLAMRGLRPITEIQYFDYIFYALATLTDDLATLLYRTKGGQKAPLIVRTRGHRLEGIWHSGSPMGAMLNSLRGMHVLVPRNMTQAAGFYNTLIKSDDPALVVECLNGYRLKERLPQNLDTFCVPLGVPETLRPGTDVTVVTYGSMCRIVLDAAAQLEEFGISIEVIDVQSLLPFDVTGQIVESIRKTNRVVFADEDFPGGATAYMMQQVVEGQQAYRYLDSAPRTLSAKAHRPPYGSDGDYYSKPSAEDVVDIVYEIMQEAEPNRFPALY is encoded by the coding sequence ATGCTGACTCGTGAAAAAATCCTATCTGACTACCGCCTTGCCTGCGAGAGCCGACAGGCAAGTTTACTGGGTCGGCGTGATGTGATGGGAGGACGGGCCAAATTTGGCATCTTCGGAGATGGAAAGGAAGTGGCCCAGATAGCCGCAGCCCGCGCTTTCCAGCGCGGTGACTTTCGGTCGGGTTACTACCGGGATCAAACCTTTGTGGCGGCCCTCGGCGAGCTGCAATGGACTGAATTTTTTGCGCAATTGTACGCCCATGCTGATGTAGAGCATGACCCTAACACGGCCGGGCGATCCATGAACGGACACTTTGCCACCCGCTGGCTCGATGAGCAGGGGCTGTGGCGCACCCAAACCGATTCGTACAATTCAGTTTGCGACATTGCCCCTACGGCCGGGCAGATTCCCCGTTCGCTGGGGCTGGCGTATGCCTCGAAACTGTACCGCCATAACCCACACCTGCAACATATGGACGGGTTTTCGCGCCGGGGCAACGAGGTTACGTTTGCCACCATTGGCGATGCCTCTACCTCGCAGGGTATGTTCTGGGAAACGATGAACGCTGCGGGTGTTTTGCAGGTGCCCTTGCTGGTATCAGTTTGGGACGATGGCTACGGTATTTCGGTGCCCGTGGAATATCAGACCACCAAAGCGAGCATCTCGAAAGCATTGGCCGGGTTTCAACGCGACGCCGATGATAAAGGCTTCGATATCTTGACGGCTAAAGGTTGGGATTATGTGGGCCTGCTCGAAACCTACCAACAGGCGGCCCGTACCTGCCGTGAGGAACATGTGCCCGTGCTGGTGCACGTGCAGGAGGTAACCCAGCCGCAGGGCCACTCGTCGTCAGGCTCGCACGAACGTTACAAAAGCAAAGAACGGCTGGCCTGGGAGGCCGAGCACGATTGCAACCGACAGTTCCGGGGCTGGATTCTGGCCAATGGCTATGCCACCGACGAGGAGCTGGAGCAGATTGAGAAAGAAGCCCTTCAGGTTATAAAGAAAGCCCGTACCGACGCCTGGAACGCGTTTCAGCAATCGATGCAGGCTGATCTGGAGGAGGCCTCAGAGCTGATACAGCAGGCGGCCCGGCACCATACTAAAGCGCCGGTGCTGATGGGCATTCGGGAGGAGCTTCGCAAGGCGGCCCCATTGCTGCACCGCAACGGAACCATGGCTGTCAAGAAAGCGCTTCGGGTGCTACGGGGCGAAAACACCCCGGCCCGCACCGCGCTGGTAAACTGGCTCACGCGGACGTCGGCCGAAAACGCCGACCGATTCAGCTCACACCTGTACAGCCAATCGCCCGAATCGCCGATGCGGGTACAGGCCATTGCGCCCGAATACACCGACGACAGCCCGATGGTTGATGGCTATTTGCTGATGCAGCACTACTTTGACAACCTGTTTGGCCGCGACCCACGCGTGGTGGCCATGGGAGAGGATGTGGGCCATATTGGTGACGTAAACCAGGGGTTTGCCGGCTTACAGGAAAAGTACGGAGAGCTTCGGATTACCGACACGGGCATTCGCGAGACAACCATTATCGGGCAGGGGATTGGTCTGGCGATGCGTGGCCTCCGACCCATCACCGAAATTCAGTATTTCGATTACATCTTTTATGCCCTGGCTACCCTGACCGACGACCTGGCTACGTTGCTGTATCGGACTAAGGGTGGGCAAAAAGCTCCCTTGATTGTGCGGACGCGCGGTCACCGGCTGGAGGGTATCTGGCATTCGGGCTCACCCATGGGCGCTATGCTCAACAGCCTGCGGGGTATGCACGTGCTTGTGCCGCGTAACATGACCCAAGCCGCCGGTTTTTATAATACGCTCATCAAAAGCGACGACCCCGCCCTGGTGGTTGAGTGCCTCAACGGCTATCGGCTCAAAGAGCGCCTGCCGCAAAATCTGGATACGTTCTGTGTGCCGCTCGGGGTTCCCGAAACCCTGCGGCCCGGTACAGACGTAACCGTGGTAACCTACGGATCGATGTGCCGGATTGTGCTCGACGCAGCGGCTCAGCTCGAAGAGTTTGGAATCAGCATTGAGGTGATCGACGTACAGTCGTTGTTGCCGTTCGATGTGACGGGTCAGATTGTCGAGTCGATTCGGAAAACCAACCGGGTGGTGTTTGCCGATGAAGATTTTCCGGGTGGCGCAACAGCCTACATGATGCAGCAGGTGGTAGAGGGGCAGCAGGCGTATCGATACCTCGATTCGGCTCCGCGCACCCTCAGCGCCAAAGCCCACCGGCCCCCGTATGGCTCCGACGGCGACTATTATTCAAAGCCAAGTGCCGAAGACGTTGTCGATATCGTTTACGAAATCATGCAGGAAGCGGAACCAAACCGGTTCCCTGCACTTTATTGA
- a CDS encoding DUF1573 domain-containing protein: MKKFFSLFVAMFVLVAVGYAQKGVIKFEKETHDFGKIEQGKPATYVFKFKNTGKEPLFISDAAASCGCTKPTWTKEAVMPGQTGTVSATYNAAAMGGFNKSVTVTSNAETPTVVLYLKGEVVTKEALETAGTAPKAADKKKGTK; encoded by the coding sequence ATGAAAAAGTTTTTTTCACTTTTCGTAGCCATGTTTGTACTCGTGGCAGTTGGTTATGCTCAGAAAGGTGTAATCAAATTTGAAAAAGAGACCCACGATTTTGGTAAGATCGAGCAAGGCAAACCAGCTACGTACGTTTTTAAGTTTAAAAACACGGGCAAAGAGCCTCTCTTCATCTCCGACGCAGCGGCTTCTTGCGGTTGCACCAAACCAACCTGGACGAAAGAGGCTGTAATGCCTGGCCAAACCGGCACGGTTTCAGCTACTTACAATGCTGCCGCTATGGGTGGTTTCAATAAGTCGGTTACGGTGACCAGCAACGCGGAGACTCCAACCGTAGTGCTTTACCTCAAAGGAGAGGTGGTAACTAAAGAAGCCCTGGAAACAGCCGGAACCGCTCCTAAAGCTGCCGACAAGAAGAAAGGTACGAAGTAA